In Mastacembelus armatus chromosome 5, fMasArm1.2, whole genome shotgun sequence, a single genomic region encodes these proteins:
- the cyb561d1 gene encoding putative transmembrane reductase CYB561D1, producing MRSDVEYSPVGEGLGMREFWLYVWLRRAAVIAAHVIGLGLTLTISLLSRPGTSLFSWHPLFMSVAYCLCMTEGILLLSAEGSPFCFKSRKGKVRLHWFCQALVLMAAATGLGFMVASKNVSELPHLVTWHSLLGISTLATTGLQSACGVCMIFPKLLHLSSSAPRLKLYHATCGLVVYLLGTVTMMSAMFSDWFQATVKGLTWWAFLLLPLFPALVVMNQITNAYLPRKKITR from the exons ATGCGGAGTGATGTGGAGTACAGCCCGGTGGGAGAGGGACTGGGCATGCGAGAGTTCTGGTTGTACGTGTGGCTGCGGAGAGCGGCGGTGATAGCAGCTCACGTCATCGGCCTGGGCCTGACCCTCACAATCTCCCTGCTGTCAAGACCAGGAACCA GTCTGTTTTCTTGGCATCCATTGTTTATGTCTGTTGCA TACTGCCTGTGTATGACTGAAGGCATTCTCCTCCTCTCAGCTGAGGGATCTCCCTTTTGCTTCAAATCTAGGAAAGGTAAAGTCCGTCTTCACTGGTTCTGTCAGGCTCTGGTCCTGATGGCTGCAGCCACTGGGCTGGGATTTATGGTGGCCAGCAAGAATGTGTCAGAGCTCCCCCACCTAGTCACCTGGCATAGCCTGCTGGGCATCAGCACCTTGGCCACCACTGGACTCCAATCGGCTTGTGGTGTCTGCATGATCTTTCCTAAGCTGCTAcacctctcttcctctgctccCAGACTGAAGCTGTACCATGCCACCTGTGGCCTGGTGGTCTACCTGCTGGGTACTGTGACTATGATGTCTGCCATGTTCTCAGACTGGTTCCAGGCCACAGTGAAAGGGCTAACTTGGTGGGCCTTCCTCCTATTGCCACTCTTCCCTGCCCTGGTGGTGATGAACCAGATCACTAATGCCTACTTGCCCCGCAAGAAGATAACCAGATGA